The Acidimicrobiales bacterium sequence CCGCGGCGTCCACCTCCGAGATCGGCACGAGCCGGAAGGTCACGTCACGGATCGCCTCGGCCAGGATCCCGCCGACGCCGACCATGATCGTCAGGCCGAACTGGGGGTCGTCGTTGAGTCCGGCGATGAGCTCCCGGTTGCCGTCGACCATGGTCGACACGAGGACCTCGACGTCCCCGTCGTCGGGTCGGGCCGCGGCCAGGAGGTCGTCGCAGGCCTGGCGGAGCGCGTCCTCGTCGCCGAGGCGGAGCCGGACCAGCCCCCGCTCGGTCTTGTGGGCGATCGCCCGGCCGCACAGCTTCGCGACGACGGGGTAGGCGACGGTGTCGTCGGTTGCGACGGCCGCGATGACCTCGTCGGTGGAGGTGCCGGTGACGAAGGGTGACACCGGCACGCCGTGACCGGCCACGACCCGTCGGGATTCTGCTTCGGAGAGGGTGATGGACACGGCAGTGGGTCTACCACGCCGCCCGCCGCCGGGAGACCGTGGGATGGGCCGCGTCCGCGACGGTGTGTCACCATCGCCGGATGCATCGACTGCTCCCGCTGGCCCTGGCTGTTCTCCTCGTTGCGGCGGCCTGCGGCGACGACGCTGACTCCGCGTCCGACCCGACGACCACGACCACCACGAGCGGGATCACCACGACGACCACGGCCGGATCGACGACGACCGTCGCCGCCGAGACCACGACCACGACCACGACGGAAGCACCGAAGGACGAGCTGGTCGACGTGGGCCGCGGCGAGTACGACGTGGGCGTCGCGACCATCACTGTCACGGACGCTGTGCGCGAACGCCC is a genomic window containing:
- a CDS encoding acetate--CoA ligase family protein — translated: MSITLSEAESRRVVAGHGVPVSPFVTGTSTDEVIAAVATDDTVAYPVVAKLCGRAIAHKTERGLVRLRLGDEDALRQACDDLLAAARPDDGDVEVLVSTMVDGNRELIAGLNDDPQFGLTIMVGVGGILAEAIRDVTFRLVPISEVDAAEMIDDLGTQRLLDEFRGEPAVDRAALIEALVALAAVGEQEAGVRSIDLNPLIIVEGKPVAVDALVELDEAAAEVSR